A window from Paucidesulfovibrio gracilis DSM 16080 encodes these proteins:
- a CDS encoding SAM-dependent methyltransferase produces the protein MSSLPLLIDFHKDGQRLGPGGSAASRHALQLGKVPTDQPLRIADIGCGTGALSLQLAQETRAHITAVDFIPDFLETLRRRAKRQGVENRIHTLSASMDELPFNSEQFDVIWSEGAVYNMGFERGISYWRQFLKPGGKLVVSELSWLTPARPKEIQTYWEAEYPEVDTAPAKLTVLERNGYAPLGYFPLPESCWENYFAPMRERFPDFLQEHDHSAEALALVQAEQQEMDLYARFRSFFGYGVYIAQRFDSTNE, from the coding sequence ATGTCCTCACTTCCATTGCTCATTGACTTTCATAAGGATGGCCAACGTCTGGGACCAGGCGGAAGCGCTGCCTCACGACACGCCCTTCAGCTAGGAAAAGTTCCAACCGATCAACCACTGCGCATCGCAGACATCGGATGTGGAACAGGAGCCTTGAGTCTGCAATTGGCGCAGGAAACGCGTGCCCATATCACCGCTGTGGATTTTATACCGGATTTTCTCGAAACCCTTCGCCGACGAGCCAAACGCCAGGGGGTGGAGAACCGGATCCATACTTTGTCGGCCTCAATGGACGAGCTGCCGTTCAACAGCGAGCAATTCGACGTAATCTGGTCCGAAGGGGCGGTGTACAATATGGGGTTTGAACGGGGGATAAGCTACTGGCGTCAATTCCTGAAGCCCGGCGGCAAGCTGGTCGTTTCGGAGCTGAGCTGGCTGACTCCTGCACGGCCCAAGGAAATCCAAACGTATTGGGAGGCCGAATATCCCGAGGTGGATACGGCTCCCGCCAAACTTACTGTTCTGGAACGCAACGGATATGCCCCATTGGGGTACTTCCCACTCCCGGAATCATGTTGGGAAAATTACTTCGCCCCCATGCGAGAACGTTTTCCGGACTTTTTGCAAGAGCACGATCACAGCGCAGAAGCCCTGGCCCTTGTGCAGGCGGAACAGCAGGAGATGGATCTGTATGCCCGGTTCCGTTCCTTCTTCGGATATGGAGTCTACATTGCCCAACGTTTCGACAGTACGAACGAATGA
- a CDS encoding Fe-S-containing hydro-lyase: protein MSEYNLQTPLTDEDVVQLKAGDVVRLSGVIYSARDAAHKKIVDLLDKGETPPFPLEGAVVYYVGPTPAPPGRAIGAAGPTTSYRMDTYAPRLHSLGLKASIGKGKRNDAVKNALKEHKAVYFGATGGAGALLSQCIEQSKVIAFDELGPEAVRAMKVKDFPLLVVNDCHGGELYVKPKLDPDG, encoded by the coding sequence ATGAGCGAATACAACTTGCAAACGCCACTTACGGACGAAGACGTCGTACAGCTTAAAGCGGGTGATGTGGTGCGCCTTTCCGGTGTCATTTATTCGGCCCGCGACGCCGCACACAAGAAAATCGTGGACCTGCTCGACAAGGGCGAAACGCCGCCGTTTCCTTTGGAAGGGGCTGTGGTCTACTACGTCGGTCCCACTCCCGCGCCTCCCGGGCGGGCCATTGGGGCGGCCGGTCCGACTACGAGTTATCGCATGGATACCTACGCGCCTCGGCTGCATAGCCTGGGCCTTAAGGCTTCCATAGGCAAGGGCAAACGGAATGACGCGGTGAAGAATGCCCTCAAGGAACACAAGGCCGTGTATTTCGGAGCCACAGGTGGTGCCGGCGCTTTGCTTTCCCAATGTATCGAACAATCCAAGGTGATTGCCTTTGATGAATTGGGACCGGAAGCTGTTCGCGCCATGAAAGTGAAGGATTTCCCGCTGCTGGTGGTCAATGACTGCCACGGGGGTGAATTATACGTGAAACCGAAGCTTGACCCCGACGGGTAA
- a CDS encoding fumarate hydratase produces the protein MRTIQPAEITEAVARMCVSANVNLPDDVRRALEAAFEREESPSAREIFRQLLENADLAKNTGLALCQDTGLAVFFVELGQEVVVDGNLAEAIDEGVRQGYKKGFLRNSACNPLTRKNTGDNTPSIIHTDVVPGDKLKITFMAKGGGSENMSRVTMLAPAQGWEGIKKFVVQRVAEAGPNPCPPTIIGLGVGGTFDHAAKISKRALARALDDVHPDPEVAAMEQELLDEINALGIGPMGMGGKTTCLAVKIALEPCHIASLPVAVNIQCHSARHEEVVL, from the coding sequence ATGCGAACGATTCAACCGGCGGAGATAACCGAGGCCGTGGCCCGGATGTGTGTTTCCGCCAACGTCAATTTGCCCGATGATGTGCGACGTGCTTTGGAAGCTGCATTTGAGCGCGAGGAGTCGCCGTCGGCCCGGGAAATTTTCCGGCAATTGCTGGAAAATGCGGATCTCGCAAAAAATACGGGTTTGGCGCTTTGCCAGGATACGGGGCTGGCGGTTTTTTTTGTGGAATTGGGGCAGGAGGTCGTGGTGGACGGCAATTTGGCCGAAGCCATTGATGAAGGGGTTCGCCAGGGCTACAAAAAAGGCTTCTTGCGCAATTCAGCCTGTAACCCCCTGACCCGTAAAAACACCGGCGACAATACGCCTTCCATCATCCATACGGATGTGGTCCCTGGGGACAAACTCAAGATTACCTTCATGGCCAAAGGCGGGGGAAGTGAAAACATGTCCCGCGTGACCATGCTGGCTCCGGCCCAGGGATGGGAGGGTATTAAGAAATTCGTGGTCCAGCGTGTGGCCGAGGCTGGTCCCAATCCTTGCCCGCCCACCATTATCGGCCTGGGCGTGGGCGGCACGTTTGACCATGCGGCCAAGATATCCAAGCGGGCCTTGGCTCGTGCCTTGGACGACGTGCATCCCGACCCCGAGGTGGCGGCTATGGAACAGGAACTTCTGGACGAGATCAACGCGTTGGGCATCGGTCCCATGGGCATGGGCGGCAAGACCACCTGCCTGGCCGTGAAGATTGCGCTGGAACCTTGCCATATTGCCAGTCTGCCCGTTGCCGTGAACATCCAGTGTCATTCGGCCCGGCATGAGGAGGTGGTTTTGTAA
- a CDS encoding fumarate reductase iron-sulfur subunit yields the protein MARLLKFNIFRYNPQNSESTPHMDEFVLEETDSMTLFIALNRIREEKDSSLQFDFCCRAGICGSCGMVINGRPGLACHTKTKDLPSEITLLPLPVFQLVGDLSVDTGSWFREMYNKVESWIHTNKEFDPSAEEERMENEVAESIYELDRCVECGCCVSACGTARLRDDFLGAVSLNRVARFVIDPRDQRTDKEYYEIIGNDEGIFGCMGLLACEDVCPKHLPLQDQLAFLRRKMGITAIKSLFSCKSCK from the coding sequence ATGGCCAGACTGCTGAAGTTCAACATCTTCCGGTATAATCCCCAAAATTCGGAGTCCACGCCGCACATGGACGAGTTCGTGTTGGAGGAAACCGACTCCATGACCTTGTTCATCGCCCTGAACCGCATCCGCGAGGAAAAGGACAGCTCATTGCAGTTCGATTTTTGCTGTCGCGCGGGAATTTGCGGCTCTTGCGGCATGGTCATCAATGGGCGGCCCGGATTGGCCTGCCACACCAAAACAAAAGATCTTCCCAGCGAGATAACGCTTCTGCCGTTGCCCGTGTTCCAGCTGGTGGGTGATCTTTCCGTGGATACTGGCTCCTGGTTCCGCGAGATGTATAATAAAGTGGAATCCTGGATTCATACGAACAAAGAATTTGATCCGTCCGCCGAGGAAGAGCGCATGGAGAACGAGGTGGCCGAGTCCATCTACGAGCTGGATCGTTGCGTGGAATGCGGCTGCTGTGTGTCGGCTTGCGGCACAGCCCGCTTGCGCGACGATTTTCTGGGCGCGGTTTCCCTGAACCGCGTGGCCCGTTTTGTCATTGATCCGCGCGACCAACGCACGGACAAGGAATACTACGAGATCATCGGTAACGATGAAGGCATCTTCGGCTGCATGGGATTGTTGGCCTGCGAGGATGTCTGTCCCAAACACCTGCCCCTGCAGGATCAGCTCGCGTTTTTGCGGCGCAAGATGGGCATCACGGCCATCAAGAGCTTGTTTTCCTGCAAGAGCTGCAAATAG
- a CDS encoding fumarate reductase flavoprotein subunit: MQTIYTDVLVIGAGLAGERAAIEAGQAGFSAICLSLVPARRSHSSAAQGGMQAALGNSAMGEGDCPDVHFEDTVKGSDWGCDQEVARLFAETAPIEMRRLAHWGVPWNRVVPGRSKYFKGGKEFEKVEKEENRGLITARAFGGTAKWRTCYVSDGTGHSVLFTVDNRCAQLGVEVHDKTEAIALIHDGETCYGAVVRCLKTGELRVYLAKATMIASGGFGRIYPNTTNAVVCDGGGHITALNTGVVPMGNMEAVQFHPTGIVPTDILVTEGCRGDGGTLLDVNEERFMHIYEPEKAELASRDVVSRWMTHHIREGKGVKSPYGDHLWLDIRHLGEKHITGKLREVYEICTGFLGINPIHQLIPVRPTQHYSMGGVRTDKDGAAYGLRGLFAAGEAACWDMHGFNRLGGNSLAETVVAGGIVGRKIVEYVRGAEVSFNSAVIDEAVAHERSRIDALIAGSNGRENVYKVRAAMQDSLNRGANIFRNDADLNVCVQELQDTLERARKVGLASDGLGANPELSAALKIEGQVKMALMVAYGALERTESRGSHNREDYTARNDRDWLKRTLAYWKNPDDDLPSLEYEPATSTFEIPPGYRGYGKMDIIPMDGQETEADSAKGADAADDKGKDGGESADAKGDK; encoded by the coding sequence ATGCAGACCATTTATACGGACGTACTGGTCATCGGCGCGGGACTTGCCGGAGAACGCGCTGCCATTGAAGCGGGACAGGCCGGTTTCTCGGCCATATGCTTGAGTTTGGTTCCGGCGAGACGGTCGCATTCCTCGGCAGCGCAGGGAGGCATGCAGGCGGCGCTCGGTAATTCCGCCATGGGTGAGGGCGACTGTCCGGACGTGCATTTCGAAGATACGGTCAAGGGGTCCGACTGGGGCTGTGACCAGGAAGTGGCCCGCTTGTTTGCGGAAACCGCCCCCATTGAAATGCGACGTCTGGCGCACTGGGGCGTACCCTGGAACCGCGTGGTTCCGGGACGCAGCAAGTACTTTAAGGGCGGCAAGGAATTTGAAAAAGTTGAAAAAGAGGAAAATCGCGGGCTGATCACGGCCCGTGCTTTCGGCGGGACAGCCAAATGGCGAACCTGCTACGTTTCCGACGGCACCGGCCATTCCGTGTTGTTTACGGTGGACAACCGCTGCGCCCAGCTCGGTGTGGAAGTTCACGATAAAACCGAGGCCATTGCCCTGATTCATGACGGAGAAACCTGCTACGGCGCCGTGGTTCGCTGCTTGAAGACCGGTGAGTTGCGGGTCTATCTTGCCAAGGCCACGATGATCGCCTCCGGCGGGTTTGGCCGTATTTACCCCAATACCACCAACGCGGTGGTTTGCGATGGCGGCGGACACATTACGGCCCTGAACACCGGCGTGGTTCCCATGGGCAACATGGAGGCCGTGCAGTTTCATCCCACGGGCATTGTGCCCACCGATATCCTCGTTACCGAGGGATGCCGGGGGGACGGCGGTACTCTGCTGGATGTGAACGAAGAGCGCTTCATGCACATCTATGAGCCGGAAAAGGCCGAGCTGGCTTCCCGCGACGTGGTCTCCCGCTGGATGACCCACCACATTCGTGAAGGCAAGGGCGTGAAAAGTCCCTACGGGGATCATCTCTGGCTGGACATCCGTCACCTGGGTGAAAAACACATCACCGGAAAGCTCCGTGAAGTGTATGAAATCTGTACTGGCTTTTTGGGGATTAATCCTATCCATCAGCTCATCCCGGTGCGTCCCACGCAGCATTATTCCATGGGCGGCGTGCGTACCGATAAGGACGGCGCCGCATACGGACTCCGCGGGTTGTTCGCTGCGGGCGAAGCCGCGTGTTGGGACATGCACGGCTTCAACCGCTTGGGTGGAAATTCCCTGGCGGAGACCGTGGTTGCCGGCGGTATTGTCGGCCGGAAGATCGTGGAATACGTGCGTGGAGCCGAAGTCAGCTTCAACTCTGCGGTTATTGACGAGGCCGTGGCCCATGAGCGTTCGCGTATCGATGCGCTGATCGCCGGGAGCAACGGTCGGGAAAATGTGTACAAGGTGCGGGCCGCCATGCAGGATTCGCTGAATCGCGGTGCTAACATTTTCCGTAACGACGCCGACCTCAACGTGTGCGTGCAGGAATTGCAGGATACGTTGGAACGCGCCCGCAAGGTGGGGCTTGCCTCGGACGGTCTTGGAGCCAACCCGGAACTGTCGGCCGCGCTGAAGATCGAGGGACAGGTGAAAATGGCCCTTATGGTGGCCTATGGCGCACTGGAGCGTACCGAATCCCGCGGTTCGCATAACCGTGAGGATTATACCGCACGCAACGATCGGGATTGGCTCAAGCGGACATTGGCGTATTGGAAAAACCCTGACGATGACCTGCCTTCCCTTGAGTATGAACCGGCAACCTCCACCTTTGAAATTCCGCCGGGCTATCGCGGTTACGGAAAGATGGACATCATTCCCATGGACGGTCAGGAGACCGAGGCCGATTCCGCGAAAGGGGCGGACGCCGCCGACGACAAAGGCAAGGATGGCGGAGAGTCCGCCGATGCGAAGGGGGATAAATAA
- a CDS encoding succinate dehydrogenase/fumarate reductase cytochrome b subunit — protein MTVETSIIAGRTSKWDGILDVCQMLSGVGLILFMWAHMILVASVLIGPGVMNAIAEFFESTGMAQVGGPLIFLLFLFHFLLAARKLPFRFEGMKIIFSHAKMMSHKDTWLWIVQAVTAMIILIMGSIHMWVVLTDLPITAAKSAARIQGGFWTGFYLVLLPMVEMHVGVGLYRIAVKWGVIKADGRAGLHRGENILTLVFICIGLATLIRFWFINALA, from the coding sequence ATGACCGTTGAAACCAGCATTATCGCTGGCAGAACGTCGAAGTGGGACGGCATTCTGGATGTTTGCCAGATGTTGTCCGGCGTCGGCTTGATCCTGTTCATGTGGGCGCACATGATTTTGGTGGCGAGTGTCCTTATCGGACCGGGCGTAATGAACGCTATTGCTGAATTTTTTGAAAGCACGGGTATGGCCCAGGTCGGCGGACCGCTGATCTTTTTGCTTTTCCTTTTTCATTTCCTTTTGGCCGCGCGCAAGCTGCCGTTTCGTTTCGAGGGCATGAAGATTATTTTTTCCCATGCCAAAATGATGAGTCACAAGGATACGTGGCTGTGGATCGTGCAGGCGGTTACGGCCATGATTATTTTGATCATGGGATCCATCCACATGTGGGTAGTGCTGACGGACCTGCCCATTACCGCGGCCAAGTCCGCAGCGCGCATCCAGGGTGGATTCTGGACGGGGTTCTACCTCGTGCTGTTGCCCATGGTGGAAATGCACGTGGGCGTGGGGCTGTACCGCATCGCCGTGAAATGGGGCGTGATCAAGGCTGACGGCCGTGCTGGACTGCACCGGGGTGAGAACATCCTGACCCTCGTGTTTATCTGTATCGGACTGGCGACCCTGATTCGGTTCTGGTTCATCAACGCTCTGGCCTAG
- a CDS encoding M16 family metallopeptidase, with protein MYRTILLLGLLLMTSACAGKTQPISTPAQNGFDFTQAVSQAEAPMVTRLENGLTVLVKEDDRFPLTTVRLYVHAGSAYERPDQAGISHLLEHMVFKGSANRAPGETARMIESVGGSLNAGTSWDYTVYYVEVPDQEWKLGLETVREMAFHANIDPNELEPEKEVVLAELERGEDAPGSKLFKALQSMVWPGTSYEWPIIGYRDTVSSFTAEDIKEYIAQLYQPQSMLLVVTGKVDTEQVLDEVSRAFGEYKNTQSVPEVTAAPLPAPNGPQIQVVPGKWNKVYLGLGFPIPDLGSAQATGLEVLGQALGGGDTSPLYRTFKYQKRLVDDISTYALTLDRVGMFYISATLDAENLDEFWTELLDYFAELDASALTDRELERAKLNLADSLFLTKETLSGLASKLGAFQFFYGGQNAEAYYLHELARVDRAELGELMAEYLRPERLSGALLTPEGTEINARAMTNAVNAHWPRQIEQQAAEDAPKQGNVREIALPGGSTLVLLPDHTLPYTALSLYWPGGDGSLDPTEQGLATLTAKALTRGTPDMTATQIEDYLSDRAASAAAMAGRDTFAFNAKYPAWFAGDVLPVFEKMLTAPTWPLKEIDRAKQDQVASIKLREDKPLATAFRHIFPFLFQDGPYAFLHAGEVEQVDAFSPAQIERFWERQSQMPFVMAVCGTFDAKGIEAFASRLATELTRPGNEYTYVRPAWNTEKVSEMHLPDRNQAHLLTIFPVPGTENLEASAGLTLLRAALSGQSGLLFRDLRDKEGLGYTVTALLWQAPKTGFMAFYIGTEPEKLQQAEEGFERTVRMLHDAPLPNDELERAKNVLTGEYYQDHQTLLSRSRQAANLLVQGLDRDMEKELIDLAQTLKPSDLRELARKYLLWDEAYNLTVKP; from the coding sequence ATGTATCGAACCATACTGCTGCTGGGGTTGTTGCTCATGACTTCAGCCTGCGCAGGCAAAACGCAACCGATCTCCACCCCGGCTCAAAACGGATTCGACTTCACCCAGGCCGTGTCCCAGGCCGAAGCCCCCATGGTGACCCGCCTTGAAAACGGGCTGACCGTGCTCGTCAAAGAGGACGACCGTTTTCCCCTGACCACGGTCCGGCTTTACGTCCACGCCGGGTCCGCCTATGAACGCCCGGACCAGGCAGGCATCAGCCATCTGCTTGAGCACATGGTGTTCAAGGGATCGGCCAACCGCGCTCCAGGAGAAACCGCCCGGATGATCGAATCCGTGGGCGGCAGCCTCAATGCGGGGACCAGCTGGGACTATACCGTATATTATGTTGAAGTGCCGGATCAGGAGTGGAAGCTCGGACTGGAAACTGTGCGCGAAATGGCCTTCCACGCCAACATTGATCCCAACGAACTGGAACCGGAAAAGGAAGTCGTTCTGGCGGAATTGGAACGAGGTGAAGACGCTCCCGGTTCAAAACTCTTCAAGGCGCTTCAATCCATGGTCTGGCCCGGTACCAGCTATGAATGGCCCATCATCGGCTACCGCGACACGGTATCCTCGTTCACAGCCGAGGATATCAAGGAGTATATCGCCCAGCTTTACCAGCCTCAATCCATGCTCTTGGTGGTCACCGGCAAGGTGGACACGGAGCAGGTTCTGGACGAAGTGAGCCGAGCCTTTGGGGAATATAAAAACACCCAGAGTGTACCTGAAGTAACGGCAGCTCCATTGCCCGCTCCCAACGGTCCACAAATCCAGGTTGTTCCCGGAAAATGGAACAAGGTATATCTCGGACTGGGCTTTCCCATTCCGGACCTGGGTTCTGCCCAGGCCACGGGGCTTGAGGTGCTCGGCCAGGCTTTGGGAGGTGGCGACACTTCGCCCCTCTACCGTACCTTCAAATATCAAAAGCGACTCGTGGACGACATCAGCACCTACGCCCTGACCCTGGACCGGGTGGGCATGTTCTATATTTCCGCGACACTGGATGCGGAAAACCTTGACGAATTCTGGACCGAGCTGCTGGACTACTTTGCGGAACTGGACGCTTCGGCCCTGACGGATCGGGAATTGGAGCGCGCGAAGCTTAACCTCGCGGATTCCCTGTTCCTGACAAAAGAGACGCTTTCCGGCCTGGCTTCCAAGCTCGGTGCCTTCCAATTCTTCTACGGCGGACAAAACGCGGAAGCCTACTATCTTCATGAACTGGCTCGCGTGGACCGTGCAGAATTGGGAGAACTCATGGCCGAGTATCTGCGCCCGGAACGACTTTCCGGTGCGTTGCTCACGCCGGAGGGCACGGAGATCAACGCCCGGGCCATGACCAACGCCGTGAACGCCCACTGGCCCCGCCAGATTGAGCAACAGGCAGCCGAGGATGCGCCGAAACAAGGCAACGTCCGCGAAATCGCCTTGCCCGGAGGCAGCACCCTGGTCCTCCTGCCGGACCACACTCTCCCCTACACGGCCTTATCCCTGTATTGGCCAGGCGGTGACGGTTCCCTGGATCCCACGGAACAAGGTTTGGCCACGCTTACGGCCAAAGCCCTGACCAGAGGAACCCCGGACATGACCGCCACCCAGATCGAGGATTACCTCTCGGACAGAGCGGCCAGCGCCGCAGCCATGGCCGGGCGCGACACCTTCGCCTTCAACGCCAAATATCCGGCGTGGTTTGCCGGAGACGTTTTGCCGGTCTTTGAAAAAATGCTCACGGCTCCTACATGGCCTCTTAAGGAAATCGACCGGGCCAAGCAGGACCAGGTCGCCAGCATCAAACTGCGGGAAGACAAGCCACTCGCCACGGCCTTCCGGCATATCTTCCCCTTCCTGTTCCAGGATGGCCCTTATGCCTTTCTCCATGCAGGAGAGGTGGAACAGGTGGACGCCTTCAGTCCGGCACAGATCGAACGTTTCTGGGAACGTCAGTCACAGATGCCGTTCGTCATGGCCGTATGCGGCACCTTTGACGCCAAGGGGATCGAGGCCTTTGCCTCCCGCCTGGCCACGGAGTTGACCCGCCCAGGCAACGAATACACGTATGTTCGCCCTGCCTGGAACACGGAAAAAGTATCCGAGATGCATCTCCCGGACCGCAATCAGGCCCACCTGCTGACCATCTTCCCTGTACCGGGTACGGAAAACCTGGAGGCCAGCGCGGGACTGACGCTGTTGCGTGCCGCGCTCTCCGGCCAAAGCGGACTGCTTTTCCGCGACCTGCGGGACAAGGAGGGACTCGGCTACACTGTGACCGCCCTGCTCTGGCAGGCGCCTAAAACCGGCTTCATGGCATTTTACATCGGTACGGAGCCGGAAAAGCTCCAACAGGCCGAAGAAGGCTTTGAACGCACGGTGCGTATGCTGCATGATGCGCCCCTTCCGAACGACGAGCTGGAACGGGCCAAAAACGTCCTCACCGGCGAATACTACCAGGACCACCAGACCTTGCTCTCCCGTAGCCGCCAAGCTGCCAATCTGTTGGTGCAGGGACTGGACAGGGACATGGAAAAAGAACTCATTGATCTGGCCCAGACCCTGAAGCCGTCGGACCTACGCGAGCTGGCCCGGAAATACCTGCTCTGGGACGAGGCCTACAACCTTACGGTCAAACCCTGA
- a CDS encoding sensor histidine kinase, whose product MQERALAAGAVFQCDSYGHVERVLADGLGLFHNRPASFFSLLDLGSQPKFHSFLNTLNAHGAALSWEMNVLTGNGATPMTFFGLRSSDSLFCIVSRSPDNLFTLYDDLLAMLNEQAALLRDAQQRKGNGHEEEDRMLTDFMQLNNELVNARRELTLKNQEVERQEQRLRRVLNSIPDAVFVVDRQGKVLFSNPVAVCLFDGCPELGKRWLPMIHECGDEPREICMLTEGDNVTLELRVSTLDWEGEPAYLVSMRDVSERRKLEMVREDMERITHHDIKSPLSGIISLAAMSREDEGLTPELRQQLGMIENAGYRVLKMVNMSLDLYKMEQGNYTFHNEDVDLIPIVFRTLDDKRPMLRARGVQTHVRLNGTAVQSGDALVIRAEETLCYSMLANLVANAVEASPDDGSVEVDMTAGRTQVCIDIANQGAVPEEIRHRFFEKYVTLGKRSGTGIGTYSARLIAKTLGGDVIMRTDDQTGTVVSVRLPWGVEDAPADGA is encoded by the coding sequence ATGCAGGAACGTGCCTTAGCCGCCGGGGCGGTCTTTCAGTGCGATTCGTATGGGCATGTTGAACGCGTCCTGGCCGATGGGCTGGGGTTGTTCCACAACCGCCCCGCGTCGTTTTTTTCGCTGCTTGATCTTGGATCCCAACCAAAATTCCATTCATTTTTGAATACGTTGAACGCGCATGGTGCGGCTCTTTCCTGGGAAATGAACGTGTTGACCGGGAACGGTGCCACCCCCATGACGTTTTTCGGACTGCGTTCCTCGGATTCGTTGTTCTGCATCGTGTCCCGCTCTCCGGACAACCTCTTTACGCTCTATGACGATCTGCTAGCCATGCTCAATGAGCAGGCCGCGCTGTTGCGCGATGCACAGCAGCGAAAAGGCAATGGGCATGAAGAGGAAGATCGTATGCTGACGGACTTCATGCAGCTGAACAATGAGCTGGTCAATGCGCGCCGTGAATTGACGCTGAAAAATCAGGAAGTGGAACGCCAGGAACAACGCTTGCGCCGCGTGCTCAACTCCATACCCGATGCCGTGTTTGTTGTGGATCGGCAAGGCAAGGTCTTGTTTTCCAATCCTGTGGCGGTCTGCTTGTTCGACGGCTGTCCGGAGTTGGGTAAGCGATGGCTGCCCATGATTCACGAATGTGGGGATGAGCCTCGGGAGATTTGCATGCTCACGGAAGGGGATAACGTGACGCTGGAATTGCGTGTTTCCACACTGGATTGGGAGGGTGAACCTGCGTATCTGGTCTCCATGCGGGATGTGAGCGAACGGCGCAAGCTGGAGATGGTGCGGGAAGATATGGAGCGGATCACACACCATGACATCAAGTCCCCGCTCAGCGGCATCATCAGCCTGGCGGCCATGTCAAGGGAGGATGAGGGGCTTACTCCGGAGCTGCGGCAGCAGCTTGGCATGATTGAAAACGCGGGATACCGCGTTCTGAAGATGGTCAACATGTCCCTTGATCTCTATAAAATGGAGCAGGGGAACTATACGTTCCATAACGAAGATGTTGATTTGATTCCCATCGTGTTCCGGACTCTGGACGACAAGCGACCTATGCTCCGGGCGCGGGGAGTGCAGACCCATGTACGACTCAACGGTACCGCCGTGCAATCCGGTGATGCCCTGGTGATTCGGGCCGAGGAAACGCTGTGTTATTCGATGCTCGCCAATCTGGTGGCCAACGCGGTGGAAGCCTCGCCTGACGACGGATCCGTCGAAGTTGATATGACGGCAGGACGGACGCAGGTTTGTATCGATATTGCCAATCAGGGCGCGGTGCCTGAAGAGATACGCCACCGCTTTTTTGAAAAGTACGTCACTTTGGGGAAACGCTCTGGTACCGGGATCGGAACCTACTCAGCCAGGCTGATCGCAAAGACCCTGGGAGGGGACGTGATCATGCGGACTGACGATCAAACAGGGACGGTGGTCAGCGTCCGCCTTCCGTGGGGAGTGGAAGACGCACCCGCCGATGGCGCGTGA
- a CDS encoding cobalamin B12-binding domain-containing protein has translation MEGSAVRMSEASFTDIRLEGLAETYFQLLMAGERLRASERILRAVHDDGMSVRDVYLNVFQPVLYEVGRLWQANVISVATEHYCTAATQLIMSQLFPNIASAPKIGKSMVGCCVGGELHELGMRMVCDFFEMEGWHTYYLGANSPDQAVVEALEQREAVLLGISVSLTSNVHLVRRLVRCVRDSQVGASVQVMVGGLPFLLNPGLVEQVGADASARNAEEAVAAAYRLLESPK, from the coding sequence ATGGAGGGTAGCGCCGTGCGGATGTCGGAAGCCTCATTCACGGACATACGACTGGAAGGCCTTGCGGAAACCTACTTCCAATTGCTCATGGCCGGGGAACGGCTCCGTGCCTCAGAACGTATACTGCGGGCCGTTCACGATGACGGCATGAGCGTACGCGATGTATATCTGAACGTCTTTCAGCCCGTGCTCTACGAAGTGGGCCGGCTCTGGCAGGCCAATGTCATTTCCGTAGCCACCGAGCATTACTGTACGGCGGCTACCCAGTTGATCATGTCCCAATTATTCCCGAACATCGCCTCGGCGCCCAAGATCGGCAAAAGCATGGTGGGCTGTTGCGTGGGCGGGGAGTTGCATGAACTGGGCATGCGTATGGTTTGCGATTTTTTCGAAATGGAGGGCTGGCATACCTATTACCTGGGAGCCAACAGCCCGGATCAGGCCGTTGTGGAAGCCCTGGAGCAGCGTGAAGCGGTGTTGCTCGGGATATCGGTATCGCTGACGTCCAATGTGCATTTGGTGCGCCGTTTGGTGCGCTGCGTGCGGGATTCCCAGGTCGGAGCGTCCGTTCAGGTGATGGTCGGCGGCCTGCCGTTTTTGCTTAATCCTGGCCTGGTGGAGCAGGTAGGAGCGGATGCCTCTGCACGCAATGCCGAGGAAGCCGTGGCCGCGGCGTACAGGCTCCTGGAGTCGCCGAAGTGA